A window of Ptychodera flava strain L36383 unplaced genomic scaffold, AS_Pfla_20210202 Scaffold_80__1_contigs__length_553813_pilon, whole genome shotgun sequence contains these coding sequences:
- the LOC139128959 gene encoding titin homolog — translation MEEQIENTNYFKSGVDYLLEAKLATSKSAEAQKKLEGVQTELLRSQQEVNHLLDKLAEMNKEKTDMISSNVHHELLKISDQRAKDAEMRSQQLEYEVRQLKNQLQASPKKTVSFAKHVTKPSSPSTTVQNVAKKPPTTGLSQTKESSFQYKIFSTDSVLKSMALSREKGKEKIEVPGTFQLPEVSSLKSSGNISADPAEFKEAPLMVSAASDSDSDWSSSGAEDDNKREVQFSPPAKKPKPMSRKSITPERKPIIDQSGRRPPIAPKPSLPPKPVSTTPMKMNLKSVEEKPISFDDQVKAPSLATKRRLSGPKGRARPSKFRRKNVSMET, via the exons ATGGAAGAACAGATAGAAAATACCAACTACTTCAAAAG TGGGGTGGATTACTTGTTGGAAGCCAAACTAGCAACATCAAAATCGGCAGAGGCTCAGAAAAAACTGGAAG GCGTTCAGACTGAACTTCTGAGGTCACAGCAGGAGGTCAATCACCTCCTTGATAAGCTGGCTGAAATGAACAAAGAGAA AACTGACATGATATCCAGCAATGTGCACCATGAGTTGTTGAAGATTTCTGACCAAAGAGCAAAAGATGCCGAGATGAGATCACAGCAGCTGGAATATGAG GTGCGACAGCTTAAAAATCAACTCCAAGCATCTCCAAAGAAAACTGTTAGTTTTGCCAAACATGTGACAAAACCGAGCAGTCCAAGTACCACAGTCCAAAATGTGGCAAAGAAGCCACCAACTACAGGGTTGTCGCAGACCAAAGAATCCAGTTTTCAGTATAAAATTTTCAGCACAGACAGTGTTCTGAAATCCATGGCATTGTCCAGGGAAAAAGGAAAGGAAAAGATTGAAGTTCCTGGAACATTCCAACTTCCAGAGGTCTCATCTCTCAAATCAAGTGGGAATATCAGTGCGGACCCAGCGGAATTCAAGGAAGCTCCTCTGATGG TTTCAGCTGccagtgacagtgacagtgattGGTCGTCAAGTGGCGCTGAAGATGACAACAAGAGAGAAGTTCAATTTTCACCTCCTGCCAAGAAACCAAAACCAATGTCAAGGAAATCAATTACACCAGAAAGAAAACCAATCATTGACCAATCAGGAAGAAGACCTCCCATCGCCCCAAAGCCATCTCTGCCGCCAAAACCAGTGTCTACCACGCCAATGAAAATGAACTTGAAATCTGTGGAAGAAAAACCCATTTCTTTTGATGAT CAAGTCAAGGCACCATCACTTGCAACTAAACGAAGATTATCTGGACCAAAGGGACGTGCCCGGCCATCCAAATTTAGGAGAAAGAATGTCAGCATGGAGACTTAA